TGTATACGGTTCAACGTTTTTTACAACAGTTGAGTTCGAAGCAACAATTGCACCGTCACCAATTTTAACTCCCGGCATAATCGTGACATGTTGTCCCAACCATACATCATTGCCAATCAAAGTATCGCCTTTGATTGGCAACTGCTCTATCGTTGGAGTGACCTTTTCCCAACCTCCAGCAAAAATATTGAAAGGGTATGTTGTTAAACCATCCATTCGATGATTAGCACCATTCATAATAAAAGTAACCCCTTCAGCCATGGCGCAGAACTTACCGATAATCAGCTTATCACCTAAAAAGTCATAATGATGCTGAATATTGTCATAGAAATTCTCTGGTGATCTTGTGTTGTCACTGTAATATGTATAATCTCCAATCTCAACATTTAGCCTGCTAGGTAGATTTTTAATGTAACAAACTGTTCTAATATTTTCATTTGGATAAAGCTTATTTTTATCTGGAGCTATCGTCATACTTACACTACCTCTCTAACAAGTTATTAACCTTGCCCTTCCTCTTGTCAATCCCAATCAACAAACATTACGCTCCAAACCTTTGGCGGTATCCACATCTTCTACATAGTTCCTCGACAGCTTCCCTGCGGGAAAATCCGTCAACGAGGTTATTTGCCCGCTCGCCATCCACGATGTCAGAAAATGATGCCTGATGGATATTGCCTAGATTAATTACCCCTTCACCATCTAGACAACATGGTACGACAGTTCCGTCCACAAGAATGGCCGCTTGGCTGCGAAGTGCATGGCAGAAGCCTCTACCTTCATCCTCAGGTGCTGTCA
Above is a window of Paenibacillus uliginis N3/975 DNA encoding:
- a CDS encoding Vat family streptogramin A O-acetyltransferase, which translates into the protein MTIAPDKNKLYPNENIRTVCYIKNLPSRLNVEIGDYTYYSDNTRSPENFYDNIQHHYDFLGDKLIIGKFCAMAEGVTFIMNGANHRMDGLTTYPFNIFAGGWEKVTPTIEQLPIKGDTLIGNDVWLGQHVTIMPGVKIGDGAIVASNSTVVKNVEPYTIVGGNPANTIRKRFSDEMIKLLLELQWWNWDEKKIFENLEQLVAVNDIATLKKLLNEE